One window from the genome of Nitrososphaerota archaeon encodes:
- a CDS encoding signal peptidase I, translated as MQLTGASHETSRRRTLKSELISLAIVAVIILGGWLTLTASLGTQTPFFVVSSGSMVPALKVGDVIAIRNGGSIESLKVGDIIVYKYPINMERIIVHRVNDVVHDAEGIGVKTRGDNNPSQDSWTVRPQHYLGTVIFSLPYIGYTAIWLSPPLNYGLMIIIICVILAVELRPKHGRQMYN; from the coding sequence CTGCAGTTGACTGGCGCATCCCACGAAACTTCTCGAAGAAGGACTTTGAAAAGCGAGCTGATTAGCCTAGCTATAGTAGCAGTGATAATCCTCGGAGGATGGTTAACCCTTACTGCATCTCTGGGAACGCAGACTCCATTTTTCGTCGTCTCCAGCGGGAGCATGGTACCTGCTCTAAAAGTCGGCGATGTCATCGCTATAAGAAATGGCGGTTCTATCGAATCTCTGAAGGTGGGAGACATAATCGTTTACAAATACCCTATTAACATGGAAAGGATCATAGTGCACAGGGTCAACGACGTAGTGCATGACGCAGAAGGGATAGGGGTTAAAACTAGAGGAGACAACAACCCAAGCCAAGACAGCTGGACTGTAAGGCCACAGCATTACCTTGGAACTGTCATATTTAGCCTGCCGTACATCGGATACACAGCTATATGGCTCAGTCCTCCTCTTAACTATGGGTTAATGATCATAATTATCTGTGTAATCCTTGCAGTCGAACTAAGGCCCAAACATGGAAGACAGATGTATAATTAG